Genomic segment of Euleptes europaea isolate rEulEur1 chromosome 6, rEulEur1.hap1, whole genome shotgun sequence:
agatctaatgagatcagccTGGCCTGAGCTATATAATGCATTAACCCATATATCTAACAGTAAAGTATCTTGCCCATATACCAATCAGAAAAGCAGAAAAATCAGGACACCACAGGCTAGATGGTACAATCTACATAGTCAGGGGACTTTCTTCACAGCTCACTGTGTGTGtcaattgaaaataaataaaaatggcacATATGTAATTAGAAGCAGGATGAGAAGTTGACAGTACTAATAGAGGTTTTGAAGATACAGTGGAAAATTGTAAGGCAATAAAATCCACTTGTCATGTTTTTGCATCTCTAAATTACTTTTGTTCTTTTTCTGCTACAGGATGGTACCCATTTTTTTACCGCTAAATATGGAGCATAGCCTTTATCTGGTCTTGCTCTTACTTGGTTTTAACTGGTGCATCTCTGCACAGCAAACTACCAGGATGCCAGGTAAAAAGCTAATTTTCTGTTTTAACCAGCTTTACATTGCTATGAATCTGTTAAAATAACAGTTGTCTCTCATGATGTAGAAGTAACGTATTTCAAAGAACATAGGCCCCCAACAGCTAACAAATACACAAATGCTCAAGTTCTCCGTTTGTggtttttccatttttatttgtaAAGCTTGAGCAGTCCAGATACGAAGATTTCAAATAAGCCCTTGGTAATCTAGTCTGCTTGCTGGCGCGGCACAAACTTTGCAGCAAACCTGTTAGGCAGCTGAATATGACCAAATGAATTTCCTTATACTAAGTTAGACCAGTGGTCGaccaaggtcagttttgtctattctgactggcagtgactggccaggtgtcaggcagaggtctttcacaccagctgctacttgatccttttaactggaaatgccagggatagaacctgggaccttctgcatgccaagcagctgctctaccatcAATCCACAGACAAATCTGAACATATTGTGTTTGATACTCACGGTCACACTGTGAGCCAGTTAGGGATATGTCCAGCTCCTGCAATCAACTTGAACAGCTACCAAGCAGGTCTGTCGTTGCTCTGCTGATCAGAAGCCAACAGCTCATGGGTGggagggatcagctgggagtctgCGTCTGATCTCCTACTCACTTTGCTGAAGCATAGTAAAGGTGAGAATCAGAAGAAGAGAGTGTCAGAAGCCAACTCCCACAGGAAATATTCCTGAGTCCTATCTTTGCTGGAACACAGTGATATTTcttggtgtgtgtttgtggggcgggggaggggttCCCCCTGTCAGTGGGGAGCCTGTGTCTGATCCACCCACTGACTCCAGAAGCAACAACAAAATTGCTATATGGTGAAGTTGGAGATCAGGAGCAGTGCCTTGTACtagctgaagtttctggacaTTCTTCTTAGGTTCAATCCTTAAGTTCTGCAGTTAAAGGGTAGCAggtgcaagaaaatactttttgcTTCAGATCCTGGAGAATCACTGTAGATCAAGAATAGTAGTACGAAAACAGATGGATGAATGGCCTGGCTCAAACATAGCTGACAGAGATCGTGCATCTCTGTCTATTATTAAAATGAAATTTGCAAGCCCCAGTTTGCCTTGTGCTGAACTAGAATTAAATTAGAAATACACGGTGTCATTATAATGctaaaaaagcaaaaacacacTAACTTTTTTCTACGAATGGTCCATTTTATGTTACTAATTTTAAATCCCTTATGACAATATCACATTAAGCATGCCATCTAGATCTTTAACAATCTTGAATCTAATAGTTTAGTTCAATAAAGAATAATAGCTTGGATCCACTAAAGGGATCTCTGCCACCTCCCCTTTCCACTGGAGACCCTCAAACGCTGCTTTGGAGTGTTTGGTGATCCAGCTTAGAATCCCTCCCCATACTTTGAATCTCTTGCCCCGCCATGCAAAAGCATGCGTAGgagctttctagggttgccaggtgataGGCAATCCCCCCACCACTGCACCCAAGAGCCGCACTGTCGGTGACAACtcctgggagatttccaggggtGGAGCCCTGAAAAATGGCAGCAGCAATGCCATAATTTCTGGGCAAAACACTGGAAGTGgtgtcacagccccccccccccccggaattccACACATCTCAATGGTAAAGAGCACAGAAGGATAAATAGCATGGGGAAGTGGAATCCTTGCATGCCACCTTGGACCACCTTACTTTCCTTTTGTtcccaggccaaaacatttctatttACCAGGCTTTAATTAAGAGGATCTATATTTTTAGCTGTGTGGACTGATCAGTTTATTCTTATGTTGTTTTATGCCCTGACAGTCTTTTACAGACCTGGTTTTATGGGCTtgacttgttttaatgttttattgccTTGTTGTTAGTGTTCGATTATTTTGTTGTGAGTTGCCTCAAGCAGGTTCTGGAGAGGCATCATATAAtttctaaataagtaaatgtaATCCCCCCCCTTTCCGTGCTTAGCCCTGATGCAAATGCCAGTTGCACTAGTCTGCAATTTGCATTTTAGGGAGGGAGCAAAAGCATGCTCTTCCTCTCATCTGTGTTTGTCCTCCATCTACAAAACAGCTTGATACATTCCAGGGTGGGTTAAGGCAAGAGCCTACatttttggaaaagggtgggcaCTGTGAAATCCTTTATGCATCTTGACGTACCAAGAGCACTGAGCTTTCTGCATCTCCTCAGGCTTTACTGAAGAACATATGTGGAGAAATGGCTCTCGCATCTCCTCAGATCCTTGTTCGAGTTACACAGTTCTGGATCAGCCCTGGCGAAGCACCTCCTACGGGCAGGGAAGCAACTGTGACAGTGATAAAAGAGGGTGGTATCGGTTTGTCGGCCAGGGAGGAGAACGCATGCCAGAAGCTTGTGTGCCAATGAATAGGTGTAACACTAATGCACCTATGTGGTTAGATGGATCACACCCTGACCAGAATGCTGGAATTGTAACTCGTGTCGCCTGTGCCCATTGGCAGGGTAAATGCTGCATATGGTCTACCACTGTGCAGGTGAAAGCATGCACTGGTGGCTATTACGTCTACAGATTGGAAGGAACACCAGCATGTACCTTGAGTTATTGTACAGGTATGCAATCAGCAATTATTCTGGGGAAGGCTGCAAGTATTCTGGGGAACCCATAAATAATGGCATGCTCTGCCTTTTATCTATACAATCATCCAGATCCCAACTACACTGGGAGCACATGTTCCCAATGTGGTGTTGATGAGGAATGCCGGCTGGTGAACGGTGTCTGGGGCTGCAGCTGCATTCAAGGTTCCAATAGTTCTGGTATGTATATTCAGGATCGTGTGCTTGAAGGGTATCCCGAGTCCTGCTCTCATACTCTAACTGCTCTATCATGCTAAGTGCAAACTGCTTTGAAGTACTGTATAAATACTAACCACCTATTCCTTCACCATCATTCTTATTAAGATATTTCTAGCTTGGAGCCACAACTAGAGTGTGGAGCAGATGAAATTAAAGTTTCACTTGAGAAGTGTGTCCTGAATAAACTGGGCTTCCAGGATGTGGTCATGCACTTGAAAGATGACAGATGTGGTGGTTTTGAAGAGCGAAGGAATACAACGGTGGTCTCAGTGGTAACTCCCACTCAAGGTGGCCAATGCGGAACATGGTTAACGGTAGGTTCTCTGTTCAGTGTAAAAGCCAGTGCAACACCAGAAAATACTTTCCTGATCCATAGGTGAACATGTTGCTTCTGTTTGTAAATGCTTCAAGGCATGATCTGATTGACTAGGTGGGAATTTCATGACGCCAATTCAGAGTGAGGCAGGAAACACTGAGTTCTCTCTGAATGTGTTTTATGGTGACATCATTAGTCAAATCAGATTGGCCAAGCAGTGATATGATTTCATCCTGTTCGTTGCATGATCTCTGGCTGACAGGATGTTGTGAAAATTACAAAACAGGAAAACTGCACACAAAAAGCTCACTCTTAAACATAACTCCATTGAAGTAAAATAATGATTTACTTTTTTCCTCCTACAGGAAAACGACACCCATGTTACATATAGTAACATACTATATCTGGGAAACGGGATTGTCATTAGAGAAGATGAAGTCAAGATTAATTTCCAGTGCTCCTACCCACTGGATATGAAAACCAGCCTTGCAACAGTTATCCAACCTATTGTAACGTAGGCTATTATTTATTCTTCTGAGCTAATTATACTTTTCTGTTTAGAGCTGCTACAACAGGTACAGGATCAGTTCCTATATGTTCATCTCCAACACATTATGCTGAAAGCAGAAAAGGGGGTGGGCAGATGGATGTGGGTAGGTAAATGACATCCAGTGATAGAAACTTGATTGGTCACCAAGTGCCCCAGGTTTCTGGTtgatgcaatgcaatgcaatgcattcATGTGTGTTATGTATTCTGTTTAATCGcttctgacttaaggcaaccctatgaattaacgacctccaaaacatcctatccttaactgaTTTgctcagataattcacagtgggtagccgtgttagtctgtttgcagtagtcaaaaagggcaagagtccagtagcaccttaaagactaacaaaaatattttctggtagggtatgtatctgaagaagtgagctgtggctcacgaaagctcataccctaccagaaaatattttcttagtctttaaggtgctactggactcttgccctttttgatttgctcaggttttgcaaactgaaagctgtggctgcct
This window contains:
- the LOC130479261 gene encoding uromodulin-like, translated to MEHSLYLVLLLLGFNWCISAQQTTRMPGFTEEHMWRNGSRISSDPCSSYTVLDQPWRSTSYGQGSNCDSDKRGWYRFVGQGGERMPEACVPMNRCNTNAPMWLDGSHPDQNAGIVTRVACAHWQGKCCIWSTTVQVKACTGGYYVYRLEGTPACTLSYCTDPNYTGSTCSQCGVDEECRLVNGVWGCSCIQGSNSSDISSLEPQLECGADEIKVSLEKCVLNKLGFQDVVMHLKDDRCGGFEERRNTTVVSVVTPTQGGQCGTWLTENDTHVTYSNILYLGNGIVIREDEVKINFQCSYPLDMKTSLATVIQPIVTSINISMGGTGFFTVKMALYRDSNYTSPYQGSLAVLSTKAILYVGVMITRGDMSRFVLRLVNCYATPTENATGSLKYFIIQNSCPNPRDSTVSVPENGVASQAKFSVQGFGFLGDHNQVFLHCQFRFCDIHTELCRPHCSGGDSRRASADEPNYVLRLGPIALRGSESLAGAASSHASLEVWTTVLVTAVLAFSLHALA